Proteins encoded by one window of uncultured Draconibacterium sp.:
- a CDS encoding DUF58 domain-containing protein — protein sequence MKNLFDIEQFHRFDNLGLIAHEVVEGFITGLHRSPFHGFSVEFAEHRLYNQGESTKHVDWKLFARTDKLFVKQYEEETNLRCQLVVDTSSSMLFPYSKGKKHLHNKLAFSVYTAAALIYLMRKQRDAVGLTLFSDEIEFHSSPRISSVNAEVMYGKLSELIQPENASLRKTTNTTQVLHQIAENIHKRSLVIIFSDMLDSSKNEELFSALQHLRYNKHEVILFHVTDHALERKFDFGNRPHKFVDLESGQVVKFNPWEVKQYYTSTVSDYFEDLKVKCGQYQIDLAEADINKDFKEVLFSYLVKRKKLF from the coding sequence TTGAAGAACCTATTCGACATAGAACAATTTCACCGCTTTGATAACCTTGGTTTAATTGCACACGAGGTTGTTGAGGGGTTTATCACAGGCTTGCACCGAAGTCCGTTTCATGGATTTTCGGTTGAGTTTGCTGAACATCGTTTGTATAACCAGGGCGAGTCGACCAAGCATGTCGACTGGAAATTGTTTGCTCGCACCGACAAACTTTTTGTGAAACAATACGAGGAGGAAACCAATCTTCGTTGCCAACTGGTAGTCGATACTTCTTCATCCATGTTATTCCCTTATTCAAAAGGGAAAAAGCATTTACACAACAAACTGGCTTTTTCTGTATACACAGCTGCAGCACTTATTTACCTTATGCGTAAACAGCGTGACGCTGTAGGACTTACACTTTTTTCCGACGAAATTGAGTTCCATTCTTCACCACGAATTTCATCGGTAAATGCCGAGGTGATGTACGGAAAACTATCGGAGCTCATTCAGCCAGAAAATGCTAGTTTGCGAAAAACCACCAACACCACACAAGTTCTTCATCAAATTGCAGAGAATATTCATAAGCGTTCGCTGGTAATTATTTTTAGCGATATGCTCGACAGTTCGAAAAACGAGGAGTTGTTTTCTGCACTTCAGCATTTGCGTTACAACAAACACGAGGTTATTCTTTTTCATGTAACCGATCATGCGCTTGAGCGCAAATTCGACTTTGGAAACCGTCCGCACAAATTTGTTGACCTGGAAAGCGGGCAGGTGGTTAAGTTTAATCCCTGGGAGGTGAAACAGTACTACACAAGCACGGTTAGCGATTATTTTGAAGACCTGAAAGTAAAGTGTGGGCAATACCAGATCGACCTGGCAGAAGCCGACATAAATAAGGATTTTAAGGAGGTGCTGTTTTCGTATCTCGTGAAGCGCAAAAAGCTGTTCTAG
- the trxA gene encoding thioredoxin, translating into MALEITDANFEELVMNSDKPVMIDFWAVWCGPCRMIAPIVEEMSAEYDGKAVIGKVDVDNNQDVAMKYGIRNIPTVLFVKNGEVVDKQVGAAPKQAFVDKLNALL; encoded by the coding sequence ATGGCTTTAGAAATTACAGATGCCAATTTTGAAGAATTGGTAATGAATTCAGACAAACCGGTGATGATCGATTTTTGGGCAGTTTGGTGTGGCCCATGCAGAATGATTGCACCAATTGTTGAAGAAATGTCTGCTGAGTACGATGGAAAAGCAGTGATTGGTAAAGTTGACGTTGACAACAACCAGGATGTTGCAATGAAATACGGAATCAGAAATATTCCTACAGTATTGTTTGTGAAAAACGGCGAAGTTGTTGACAAACAAGTTGGCGCGGCTCCAAAACAAGCATTTGTTGACAAGCTAAACGCGCTGCTGTAA